In the Pirellulales bacterium genome, one interval contains:
- a CDS encoding NADH-quinone oxidoreductase subunit A: MSATVVVAYLALFTGLGAAFLFANLLVGKFLRPAEPNAEKLAVYECGEPTIGSSFVQFDLRFYVIALLFIIFDVEIAFFFPWATVFGKATHLMDSRLETIDRQTGQLTPAAANVYAELGVPHATPETVGATSAQIADSARALAWVSILDILVFFGVLMVGFAYVWRRGDLDWVRAVSRQRAAVRPPSRDVIEEEPALVG; encoded by the coding sequence ATGTCTGCCACTGTCGTCGTTGCCTATTTGGCGCTGTTCACCGGACTGGGCGCCGCGTTCTTGTTTGCCAACTTGCTGGTCGGCAAGTTCTTGCGGCCTGCCGAGCCGAACGCGGAAAAGCTCGCGGTCTACGAGTGCGGCGAGCCGACCATCGGTTCGAGCTTCGTGCAGTTCGACTTGCGATTTTATGTGATCGCCCTGCTGTTCATCATCTTCGATGTCGAAATCGCCTTCTTCTTTCCCTGGGCCACCGTGTTTGGCAAAGCCACGCACCTGATGGACTCTCGCCTGGAGACCATCGACCGGCAAACGGGCCAGCTCACTCCCGCCGCGGCGAACGTCTATGCCGAATTGGGCGTACCCCACGCAACACCCGAAACCGTGGGTGCCACAAGCGCGCAAATCGCCGACTCGGCCCGCGCGCTGGCGTGGGTCTCAATCCTCGATATCCTGGTCTTTTTCGGCGTGTTGATGGTCGGCTTCGCCTATGTGTGGCGGCGCGGCGATCTCGACTGGGTGCGCGCGGTCAGCCGGCAGCGAGCGGCAGTGCGCCCCCCGTCGCGGGACGTTATCGAGGAAGAGCCGGCCCTGGTGGGTTGA